Below is a genomic region from Isosphaeraceae bacterium EP7.
ACCGACGTGACCGGCGAGGCGCTCGACCTGAACCGCGACGTGGCGGGCCTGGCCAAGCTGGTCGTCTTCCATCGCGACCCGTCCGGCGCGGCCCCCAAGGCGGCGGGCCGACCACTGGCTCCTGCGACCGGGGCCGCCGTCAAGGCGCCCGAACGCATGGCCCGCGTCGTCATGCCCGAGATGCAGGTCGAAGGGCCCGTCATCGGCCTCGACCAGGCGGCCGACCACTCCTGGGTGCGCGGGCCGGGTCTCCTGACCATGATGGCCGACCGCGCGGCCGCCGGATCGGACACCGGCCTGGGCGGCGGGTCCAAGAACAAGGACAAGGACGGCTCGGCGAAGGCGACCGCATCGGTCAGGCCCTCGACGGTCAACGAGCTGGATCTTCCCCTGCTCAATCGCCGCCCCACGGCCGACCCCGAGGCCGCCGACCGGGTGCCGATGACGATCACCTGGGTCGACCGGATGGACTTCTACGGCCAGCCCGCGGGCGCCGACGGCCGGCCCGGCCCGGGCAAGATCAACTTCGTCGGCGGGGTGCGTGCCGCCTCGGACGAGGGCCTGATCAACAGCGACACCCTGGACGCCACCCTCGACGGGCCGATCGCCTTCAACCGTGCCGCCTCCGGGACCGCCACTCCGGGCGCGCCCAAGCCCCAGATCTCGCGGGTGCACCTCCGGGGCAAGGCTCTGGTCGTCAACTCGGAACGGAACCCGGTCACCGGCGAGGTCGACGAGAAGCAGCGCATCCTGAGCGAGGAAGTGATCTACGACCGTCTGAGCGGCTACTTCAACGCACCCGGCCCCGGCACCGTGTTCCTCTACAGCCGCAGTGATGCCCAGGACTCGACCGGCCTTGGCGGAATGTCGGATGTGGGCGGCATGGCCTCTCGGACCAAGCCTAGCATCACCAACGCTTCGAATTCAAACGCGGGCGCATCGACCAAGGGAGTTGCCGCGGCCGGGGCGAAGAGGCCGCTCAACTTGACGCAGATTTCCTTCCAGAATGGGATGTACGGCAAGTTCGGTTCCGGGCCGGCCTCCGACCCCCGCGGCGGGCCCCGTCAGGCCGAGTTCTTCAAGGATGTTGACGTGATGCACGCCGAGGTCCCCAGCGTTGACGTCATCCTCAACCCCGACCGCCCCCCGCGCAAGTTCGTCACCCTCACGTCGCAGTCGCTCAGGGTCATCAGCGAGCCCTCCCGCAAGCCAGGCGGCCGGGCCAGGAACCTGCTCGACGCCTGGGATGAAGCCTACGCACGGACCGAGAACTCGACGATCCAGGCCGACCGGATCCGGTATGACTCGGCCACCGAGCTGTTCAACGCCTACGCGTTCAGCGGCCGAGACGTGGTGATGTCGCAGCAGACGATCGTCGGTCAGCCGCCGACGCAGGCCGTGGGCCGTGGCATCATCTTCAACCGCCTGACGGGCGAGCGAGAGCTGATCGAGCCGCAGACGGTGCAGCTCCTGAACCAGAAGCAAGGGGCCCGCCCGACTCCGCTGCCGCCCCCCTCCGACAAGCCCGCCCCCAAGGACAGACGCAAGGGCTTCGCCCCGCCGCAGCAGAACAACAAGGAACGCCGAGGGTTCTCCGGCGGCCGGTTCTGACCACGGGCTGACCTCACCGACATCGTCACCGATCCCGACTCGCCCCAGCTGGCGAGTCGGGATCGGTCTCGTCTTGGCCTGTCGATTCCGCAACGTGTTGCGTTGGTCGGCCTGCTCGCCCCGGCTTGGCCGTAACGCGAGACGGCCACGATCGCGGGGGTGCGATCGTGGCCGTCCTGGATTCGTTCTTGTGCGGCCGAGTCGGGTCAGTAGACCTCGCCGGCGCGGACGACGTGGCCACCGGTGCCGCCGGCGGCGGAGGCCCAGGGGGCGTAGCGGGCGTGCCAGCCTTCGGCGGCGCGGATGCCGAGGAAGTCGTCCTTGGCCAGGCCGTACTTGGCCCACCAGGGGGAGCCGTGCTCGATGACGACCTTGGCGACCTCGGAGACGCGGTTGAAGCCGGTCTCGGCGGCGAACTTGCTTCGGCCTTCGGCGCCGTCCTGGAGGAAGTATTCCTTCCAGAAGGCACGGCCGCCGAGCACGCCGGAGCAGCCGCTTTCCATGGCCATGTGCACCTGCTTGAGGTACTGGTCATAGTCGACGCCGGCGGAGAGGAGCACCCAGGGGCGCTCGCTAGCTTCGCTCAGGGCGTGAAGGTTGTCGGCGAGCTGGTCGTCGGACTCGTGCCCCAGGGTGCCGGGGAACTCGGCCTTGTAGACGTCGCAGAAGCGGCTGAGCTGGCGGGCCGCCTCGATGGTGGTCTCGGCCTTGCGGTCGAAGTAGGTCTTGTCGGTCTTCTTCTCGGTGCCGTAGTTGAAGGAGACCGGCTCGAGCAGGAAGAGGATGTCGTACTTCTTGCACTCTTCGTAGACGTGCTGGATGAAGGCGAACTGGTGCTCGGCGGAGATCAGCTCGCCGGGCTCGAACGGGGCGAGCAGCTTGACGGCGTCGGCGCCCATCAGCTTGATCTTCTCGACCGACCAGCCGGCCTCGATCTCGCCCATCGGGCCGCCGAGCTTGTTCTTGGGGCTGCCGGACTTCTCGACGCGGACGAGCAGGCCCTTGTCGGCCGGCGCGGCGCCGGTGGCGATGGCCGGCCAGGCGCCGTAGTAGCTGTCGATGAGGATGCCCGAGGCGGCCGGGGCCATGTGCCGCATCATGTCGAGCTTGGCGTCGACGACCTCTTCGTAGGTCGGCTCGCGATCCTGGCCCTTGCCCTTGAGGGCCTTGGCGGCCATCTCGATCATCGAGCTGTTCTGGTCGAGGGCCAGCATGGTCAGCGTGCCGTTGGGGTTGCTGATCCGTTGCAGGCCGCGGAGCTTGCCGGGGGTCAGTCCCTTGCCGAGCAGTGCGGTCGCGCCCAGGAGGCGCGGGGTGGTGGCGGCGACAGCCATCGCTAGCAAGACTCCCAGATCAAAAAGGGGAAAGAAAGGACGCGCCCGGGGGGCCGACTCGGGTCGGCCGGCCAACCGAGGAGGAGAATTCCAGCTCGGGCGAGAAACCCGGACAGGGCGGTGGATCGGCCGCGGCCGTCCGCCGACTTCGCGCGGCGAGGGGGGCCGCGTGAGGGTGATTTGCGACGTCTGAGGACGGCCTGCGCAGGCCGATGATCGGGACTGGTCGCGGGCGATCAGCCGGGCCCGAAGGCCCGAATGGACCCGATTGAGAGGGGGTCCGACCTCGGCCGGATTCGATTGTAACGACCTAGATTCCGGACCGCAATCCTCCGCGGGAGCCCGGTGCGAGGCCGCCCGGCCGCCTCTGCGGGCGCATTCCGCGCGAAATCGTTGAGGAGCGGGCCACGCCCGGGCCGATAAAGAGGTTGTCCGGCAGGGATTCCGGACGCGTCAGGGAAGGCGTTTGGTGGCACCGCGTCAACGGTCGCGTCCAGGGACGGATCGTCGCCCAGCGGGCCGCACGGGCCATGGATTCGGCCCAATCGTGAGATCAAAGCGACGTCCCGCGTGGGGAGTCGTCGACGTCGGCCGGGGGCCTTCAAACGCCCCGGGTCCGGTCTTCGGCCGCTCCCGTCACCTCCGGACGTCGCGGTCGGCCGCCGCCCCGTTGCCGGTCCTCGTTCGGCGAGGCCCATCATCCAGGGGCGGCGGCCGTACTCTTTTCGAACGCCCGGCCAGGTTGGCCGGAATTCCCGGGCATGCCTGGAATCTTCACGGAAGGTGCGGCAACGTGTCGCCTTGACGCCCGGGCCTTCGCGTCTGGCGCGGGCGGCATCATGCCCTTCCTGGAGAGCGACGATGACCTGGATCCTGGCCGCGGCGGTGTTGGGCTTCGGGGCCCCGAAGTCGGTCGAGTGGGTGGCCCATCGGGGCGAGTCGGCCGATGCGCCCGAGAATACGATGGCGGCGTTCCAGCTCGCCTGGGAGCGCAAGGTACCGGCCATCGAGCTGGACGTCCACCTGGCCCGCGACGGTAGCCTCGTCGTCATCCACGACGCCGACGCCAAGCGGACGACCGGGGTTTCCCGCTTGATCAAGGAGAGCACGCGCGACGAGCTGACCTCGCTCGACGCCGGCACCTGGAAGGCCCCCCGTTTTTCCGCCGAGCGTCTGCCGCTGCTTGGCGAGGCCCTGACCACCATCCCCGATGGGAGCCGCTGCTTTATCGAGGTGAAGGTCGGCCCCGAGGCGATCCCCGCGCTGGTCGACGCGGTCCGGGCCTCGGGCAAGAAGCCCGAGCAGCTCGTGATCATCGCGTTCAACCCCGAGACGGTCGCCGAGGCCAAGCGCAAGCTGCCCGAGCTGAAGGCTTATTTCCTGGCCAGCCCCAAGCGAAACGACGCCGGCGAGTGGACGCCGGGCGTGGCTTCCCTGATCGCCAAGGCCAGGGAACTGGGCGCCGACGGCCTCGACCTTGGCGCCGCGGCAGTTGACGCCGAATGGGTCAAGCAGATCAAGGGGGCTGGCCTGGGGCTCTACGTCTGGACCGTCGACAGCCCGGACGAGGCACGCAGGTTGATTGACGCCGGGGTCGACGGCATCACGTCGAACAAGCCGTCCTGGCTCAGAGATCAGTTCTGAACTTCGACCTTCGAGACGATCGACGGCTGGCCGACGTTCAGCGCGCGCCCATGCCCAGCAGCAGGCGCGAGCCGTCGGCCAGCGGACGGTCGGCGAAGAAGAGCTGGTTGGCCGGCGTGGTGACGATCGTGACGTGCTCCTGTCCGTCCACCGTCAGGCCGAAGCGGAGCTGCACCTTGCCGTTGGCGTCGAGCGGGTCCAGCAGCTCGGCGCTGGCCTCGATCTCGCTGCCCATCTTGCATTTCATCGCCTCATCCACGCCCAGCCGCCTGGTCCGGGCGTCGATCAGCTTGAAGCCATGCCCCGGGAGGATCTGCCTGAGCTGAGGCGCGATGGTGGAGAGTCTCGGGTCGACGTACTTGGACCCCGGGGTGGCCCGGATGCCGAAGAGGGTCACCTGCTTGGACTCTTCCTGGGCGCTGGCCTCGCCCGCGCCGAATGTCAGGGCCAGCATGAGCGCCGCCAGGCAGACGCCCGGGACGCGGACGCCGCGGCGGCCTGCTCGGCTCGGGGAGACTGGCGGGGCGGTCGTCGGCATGGTCCGCGGGGCTCGCTCGGGTTGCTGGGGCGGGGCTCAGTCGGCCAGGGTTCTCGGGGCGCTGAAGAGGTTGTCGGCGGGCCCGACCTCGCGGACCGCGAGGCTCGGGACGGCCTCGCTCTCCATGGCGTTGAAGATGTCGTTTCCGAGCCCGACCTCGCGTTCGCGGACGGACTGGACCGTCACGCCGCCGCGTGCGTCGAGCCTGAGGAAGCTGATCTCACCGGCGGGCAGATCGACCTGGGCCACCTGATCCACCGAGGTCCGGGTCGCGGGGCCTGACGACAGGGTCAGGGTCAGCGCCACCACGGCCACGGCGGCCATGGCCAGGCCGATCCAGGCGAGGCGGGCTGCGCCGCGGCGGGCGACCATCGGCAGGACGGCGGGCTCGGGGGTGTCCAGGGCGAGGGCGACGCGGGCCCAGGCGGAGTCCCAGGCGGGCTCGGTCGGCTCGTCGGGGGTGGTGGCCGACCATGCGTCGTCGACGGCCCGGGCGCGCGCGGCGATTCGGGCGCACGCGGGGCAGTCGTCCAGGTGCCCTGCCAGCGCGGCGGGGGAAACCCGGCCGGCGGGCGTGGCCAGCTCTCGCTCGATCTCGCGGCAAATCCCGGCCATCTCTGCCTTCTCCTCGGGCGTCGTCTCCGGCTCAGAGGCCGTCCACGCCCGCCAAGAATGACTGCAACTTCTTTCTCGCGTAATGGATCCGGCTCATCACGGTGCCGATCGCCACGTCCTGCGCCTCGGCGATCTCTTTGTAGCTCAGGCCCGCCTCGGCGAACAGGACGAAGGTGGCTCGGGTGTCGGCTCCCAGTCGGTTCAGTCCCGCGTCGATCGCGTCGCGGAGGTCACGGCGGCGGAGGCCGACGGTCGGGTCGACCTCGATGCCCGGCTCGTTCCCGTCCCGCTCGGCCTGGGCCAGGGGGGTGGTCGCCCTGCGTTTCCGCCGGCGGCCGGCGTCGAGTGAGGTATTGGTCACGATCTTCAGGAGCCAGGTCCGGAACCCGCTACGGCCGTCGAAGTCGTCCAGATGGCCGAGAGCCTTGATGAAGGCGTCCTGCACGGCATCCAGGGCGTCTTCGTCGTTGCCCAGGCAGCGGTGTGCCACCCGATAGGCGATGGCCCGATGCCTGCGGAAGAGTTCCTCGCGTGCCGGAGCGTCGCCTCCGCGTGCCAGGGCCACCAGGTGCTCATCGGGCGCGATGGCGCCGGCGATCATCTCGGTCATCGGCGCCCCCGTCCCATCGTCTCATAGGTCGACGCCGGGCCTGGCCGGATTATTCGACCGACCCGGTCGGGCCGGCCCCTTCCCTCTCATTTGATTCTTGTTGGCCCGCGCCCGGGTTTCAATGCGGGCCGCCCGACGGGCTGGGTTCTCGGCTGCGGCGCGGGTCGAACTTGACCTTGACCGTCGTCGGAGCTTGTCGTTAAATCCCCGCCGCGACTTGAGCGGATGTTTGGTCAGCCTTGAAGACACACCTTGATCTGCTCTCACGCCTAGAGTCACACCTCGGAAACCCCCGGAGGTCGGGCCCCCGCCCCGTCCTGCGTCGCCATGCCGCGCCGCCTGGACGGACTGGCCGAGGGCCCGGGATGCGGGACAGGCACGCCTCGGGCTCGGACGTCCGATGCGGCCGGAACCTTCGGCCGGGCACGGACATGCCGGGCCGTCGGCGATGGTGGGTTCGGGAGTCAAAAGAGTCGGCTTTTGCGTACGTCTCGCGTTCAAGGAGGAACACCGCCGTGATGAGTCGTCTCGCCTTGCTGACCGCCGCGTTGTTTGCCGTCTCCGGGTTCGTGGCCGCCGACCGGGCCCAGGGCTCGTCGCTGCCCGCCGGCGCCTCGGCGTCCTACCGCCTGACCAACACCTCGACGACGAGCGTGTCCCAGGTCATCTTCAACGTCCTGCCGCCGGGCTCGGTGGTCCCCGTCTCCGAGGCCATCAGCCCGCTGACGATCCTGCCCAGCTCGAAGGGGTTCGACCAGGGTGCGCTCCAGGTCGCGCTGGGCACCGGCAAGAGCCCCGACGGGGAGACGCTGCAAGGCCTGGCGCTCGACTTTGGCGCCGCGGGCCTGGGAGCGGGCGGCCAGCTCGACTTCAACCTCAGCCTGGACAAGGCGTTCCAGGGGGTCCCGCAGCTGGTGCTCCCCACGACCACGACCGGCCTGTCGATCGTGCCGATGAGCTTCACCGACCCCGTCACCACCCCGGGCACGGGGACCGGAACCCCGCCGACGACGCAGGTGCCCGAGCCCGCCGCCTGGCTGCTCTGGGCGACCCTGGCCGGCCTGGGCTGGCTGCGTGCCAGCACCTACCGCCGTCGTCGGCTGGCCCTGGCCTGATTTGGCCGCACGCCCAGTCCCGATCCGCACGCTCGCCCGGCCCCCCTTGCCCTTGGCATCGGGGCGCCGGGCGACCATGATAATGACGCCCGGCCGACCTCGGGCCTTTCCGCCGAACTCGGCCCGTTTGGGGGCGTCTCAGTGCGAGTCTTGATCGACAGGGACCGGATCCGCGAACGCGTCGAGGCGCTCGGACGGCAGATCGAGGCCGACTATCAGGGACAGCCCCTGACCATCGTCGCCGTGCTCACCGGCAGCCTTGTGCTGCTGGCCGACCTGATCCGCGCGATTCAGATCCCCCTGCGCGTGGCCGTGCTCCAGGCGGGCAGCTATCGGGGGGCCTCCACCACCCCGGGAGAGCTGACGATCAGCGACGCCTTCGAGCCCGACATCCGGGGCCGCGACGTCCTCCTGCTGGACGACATCCTGGATACCGGCCAGACCCTCTCCGCCCTGGTGAGTCGCCTGGCCGATCGAGGGCCCCTGCGGGTGCGCACCGCCGTGCTCCTGCGCAAGGTGGGCAGGCAGGTCATCGAGATCGAGCCCGACTACTGCGGCTTCACCATCCCCGACGAGTTCGTCGTCGGCTACGGCCTGGACTACAACGACGACTACCGCCACCTGCCCGATATCGCGGTGCTGGATGCCCCCGCCTGACCCGAACGGGCCGTTGCGCCTGGCCCTGATCTCTCGACGTTATCCGCCTCAGATCGGCGGGGGCGAGAAAGTCATGAGCTACCTGGCCGTGGCCCTCGCCGCCGAGGGGGCCGAGGTCACCGTCCTCTGCTGCCAGGCCTTCGACGTCGATCCCCCGTCGCACGCGGACGAAGGGCCGAGGGTCGTCCGCCTGCCGTCGTCGCCCGTCCGGGGCTGGGGCACCGTGCGCTATATGACGGCGCTGAACGGCTGGCTCCGGAAGAATCCCGTCGATCTGGCCTATGTGTCGATGCTCAAGCATGATGCCTTCGCCGCGCTGGGGGCGGGCCGTGCCCGGGGGTTCCCGGTCGTCCTGCGTCCTGAAGGGGCCGGGGCCACGGGCGACATCGCCTGGCAGGGCTGGGGGCGCGGGGGCCGGATCATCGCCCGGCGATGCAAGCGGGCCGACGCGGTCGTGGCGATCTCTCCCGCGGTTCGCGCCGAACTCCTCGCCGCGGGCTACGAACCCGCCCGCGTCGTCGACCTGCCCAACGGCGTGCCCGTGCCCGATCTCGCCTGGTCGCCCCGACCCGACTGGTCCCGGGCGCCAACGGCCGTCTTCGTCGGCCGCCTGGCCCCCGAGAAAGAGCTCGGGGCGCTCGTCGACGCCTGGCCGATCGTCCGGCGCTCCCACCCGGCGGCCCGTCTGATCCTGATCGGCGAGGGGCCCGAGCGGCTCGCCCTGGAATCGAGGATCGCCGGCCTCGGGCTGACCGGCGCGATCGAGCTGCCCGGGATCTGTCTCGACCCCCGCCCTGCCCTGCGCTCGGCCGACCTGTTCGTGCTGCCGTCGCGCGAGGAGGGGATGAGCATCGCGCTGCTGGAGGCGTTGGCCCTGGGCCTGCCCGCGGTCGCTTCGGACATCCCCGGGAATCGACGACTCATCGACGACTTCGAGACCGGCCGGCTGGCCTCCCCCGACGACCCGCCCGCCCTGGCCGCCGCGATCCTCGACCAGTGGCTGGGCTTCGATCGCGCCGTCCGGATGGGGCGGAAGGCCCGAGAGCGGGTGATCGCCGAGTTCTCCGTCTCCGCTTCGGCGCGGCTGCACCTTTCGCTGTTCCGCCGCCTGGTCGCCGCCCGCGACCGGACCTCCCTATGAATCCGGGCCGGGGGCCTTCGACGTGCTGAATGTGCTGCAACTGATCCCGACCCTCGACCGCTCGGGCGCCGAGAAGCAGATGGTGATGCTCTCGGCCGGCCTGCCGCGCGACCGCTTCCGCGTCGAGGCCGCCGCGCTCACCCGACTCGGGCCGCTGGAGGCCGACCTGGAGGCCGCGGGCGTGCCCGTCACGTTGATCGGCAAGCACCTGAAGGTCGATCCGTTCGCGCTGGGGCGCCTGACCCGGTTCATCCGCGTGCGCAAGTTCGACGTGGTGCAGACCTGGATCTTCGCCGCCAGCACCTATGGCCGGGTCGCCGCGCACCGCGCGGGTGTTCCTGTGGTGGTCACCGCCGAGATGGCCGTCGACCTCTGGAAGGGTCGCGGGCACCTCTGGATCGACCGCAAGCTGGCCAACTGGACCGACGCCCTGGTGGGCAACTCGGACGCCGTGGTCGACTTCTACCGCAAGGCGGGCGTGCCCGAGGACCGGCTGGTGATGATCCCGTCAGGCATCGGCGACGAGGAGCCGCCGGCCGTCGACCCCGAGGCGATCCGTGCCGAGCTGGGTCTTCCCCCGGGCTGCCCCCTGGCCCTGTTCGTCGGCCGGCTGGCGCCCCAGAAAGCGGTCTCCGACCTGCTGGAAGCGCTCGACGTGCTCCAGCACATCCGCCCCGGCCTGCGCACCTTGATCGTCGGCGACGGCCCCCTGCGCGACGACCTCATGGGCCGCGCCTCCGCCTACTGTCTGACCGACGCGGTGCGGTTCCTGGGCCATCGCGACGACGTCCCCCGGCTGCTCGCGGCGGCCGACCTGCTCGTCTTACCCAGCCTTTACGAAGGCCTGCCCAACGTGGTGCTGGAGGCGATGCGCTACAGCAAGCCCGTGGTGGCCACCGCCGCGCCAGGCACCACCGAGGTCGTCGCCGACGGCCTAACCGGCCTGCTCGTGCCGATGCGCAACCCCCGCGAGCTGGCCCGCGCCATCCGCTCGGTCATCGACGACCCCGCCCTGGCAAGTCGCCTGGGCCAGGCCGGCCGGGCCCGCGTCGAGGCCGAGTTCCGGGCCCAGACGATGATCGACCGCTTCGCCGCGCTCTACGAGTCGATCGCCGCCCGCAAAGGGCTGCCCGTCCGATCCTAGAGCGGTCCCCGCGTGCTCTCCGTGGGCGAGATCGCCAAAAGCATCGCCCTCCTGGCCGCGCTTGCCGAAATCCCCCAGACGTGGCAAGATGGCTAGACTGGCTAGCCATCAAGGAGGTGCCCAATGACCTGGAATCTCGCCGAAGCGAAGAACCGATTGAGCGAGGTCGTGAACCTCGCCCTCTCCGAGGGGCCGCAGACCATCACCCGTCGCAACGACACCGTCGTCGTCATCTCGGCCGACAAGTACGCGGAGCTGACCGGCAAGAAGCTCGACTTCAAGGAATACTTGCTCCAAGGGGTCGGCCTCGATGAGCTCGATTTGACGAGGGACCAGAGCCCAATGCGAGACGTCGAGCTGTGAAGGCCCTGCTCGATACCAACATCCTCGCCGAGCTGGTGAAGCCGAATGGCAGCGAGGCGGTGCATGCCGCTCTGGCCGAGATTCCCACGGCGAGCGTGTTCCTGAGCGTGCTCACGGTGGGTGAGATTGTGAAGGGCATCGCCCTCCTGCCCCCAGGTCCGAAGAAGAAACACCTCGCGAAATGGCTCGCCGGGATTGAGAGCGACTACGGAGAACGGGTCCTCCCCATCGACGTCGAAACCGCACGAATCTGGGGCGAGCTGACGGCTCGGGCTCAGAAGAAGGGCGTCATCATCCCGCCCGCCGATGGCCTGCTCGCCGCGACGGCCCTTCGGCACGGCCTTCACCTCATGACCCGCAACACCAAGCACTTCGAGGCGAGCGGAGCCCTCATCATCGACCCTTGGCAGGATCAGGATTAGCCCCGGATCAAGGGAATTATCTCCGGCAAAGCCGGGCGGCGAGCCAGGCGATTTGTTGAATATCTGTATAACTCGACCTGAAACAAGTATAACTCTGGCCGACTCTCTTTGGGGGCGGTCCATGCCGCATGCCGGGCGGCTCGAAGTTGGGGGTTCCGATACGACCCCATGACCGGCAATTCGAGGGCTGAGCAATGGCTAAGCAGGTCGCCGTGACGGACAAGGTGAACAAACTTTTAGACACCCAGACGGCCAATCTGGGTCTGCGGACCAAGGAAGGTCTCGCTCATGCAATCTTTGAACTGGCTCTGACCAACGAGTCCTTTATGGCCCAAGCAGCGGCGATGAGCCGCCTCCGTAGCGACAAAGGCTCAGAGGCTCTTGAGAAGATGGGCCTCTGACAACCAGACGCCCAGCGGCCAAGGGGACATTGTCCCCTTGGCCAAAAGCCCTCAACGGGTCGCGTCCTCGGGCCTCGCGACAGATATACGGCGTTATCCTGCACAAACTCCGGCGACTCGCGGACAATCGAGCCGTGTACCTCGGACACGGCGACTTATCGGCGAGAGCTGGAACCGGCCAACCTCTTCAGCCGCCTCGGTGGTTTGGCCCCGGGGGGAAAAAAAAGTGTATGAAGCTGACCCACATCCGGTAATAAGACTTGTGGGCCAAGATTCGCCACCCGCCGTGAAGAGGCTGTCGCATGGAGGCGAGGTTCCTGAAGGCTCTACCAGTCAAGGAGTTGCAATCTCTCTTCGCCCATGGAGCGATGGGCAGCCGCTCGGACGCAGAGCTGCTGGGAATCTTCGTATCAAAGCCTGACGAGGTCGTCTTCGAGGCGATAATCCGCCGCCACGGGCCGATGGTCTGGGGCGTCTGTCGCAGAGTCCTCCGGGACCATCACGACGCCGAGGACGCATTCCAGGCCACGTTCCTCGTCCTGGCCCGCAAGGCAGCTTCCATCACACCTCGGGAGAAGCTCGGCAACTGGCTCTACGGCGTGGCATACCAGACAGCCAGGAAGGCGAGAGCGACGACGTCAAATCGCAAGGCTATGGAGAAGCAGGTGCCGGACATGCCGGAGCCCGTAGCGGACCGAGAGGGCCGCCGGGACGACTTGCTCCCGCTACTGGACCAGGAGTTGAGCCGCCTGCCCAAGAAATACCGCCTGCCCATCGTGCTCTGCGACCTGGAGGGCAAGACCCACAAGCAGGCGGCCGAGCAGCTCGGCTGGCCCATCGGGACGGTCTCTGGGCGACTGTCAAGGGGCAGGACGATGCTGGGCGAGCGGTTGACTCGGCGTGGGTTCACGCTCGCTGGTGGCTCGTTGGCGATGGCATTGTTGCAGGGTTCGGCATCGGCCGGCATCGGCATGCCGACCCGATTGTTCGGTTCCACGGCTCGGGCCGCAAGCCTGTTCGCAGCGGGAGCGGAGCCGGCGGGGATGGTCTCTGCCGGGGTCGCTGCCCTGACGAGGGAGGTGTTGAAGATGATGCTCCTGTCTAAGCTGAAGGTCGCCACGCTGCTGTTCCTGGTCCTCACCGGCACCGGCCTTATCTGGAACGGCTCCAGAGCAGCCGGGGCGGGACCTTCCCCGGCCCCCACTAGGCCGGATACGCCTACAGATGTAGGTCCTAATCG
It encodes:
- a CDS encoding tagatose 1,6-diphosphate aldolase, producing the protein MAVAATTPRLLGATALLGKGLTPGKLRGLQRISNPNGTLTMLALDQNSSMIEMAAKALKGKGQDREPTYEEVVDAKLDMMRHMAPAASGILIDSYYGAWPAIATGAAPADKGLLVRVEKSGSPKNKLGGPMGEIEAGWSVEKIKLMGADAVKLLAPFEPGELISAEHQFAFIQHVYEECKKYDILFLLEPVSFNYGTEKKTDKTYFDRKAETTIEAARQLSRFCDVYKAEFPGTLGHESDDQLADNLHALSEASERPWVLLSAGVDYDQYLKQVHMAMESGCSGVLGGRAFWKEYFLQDGAEGRSKFAAETGFNRVSEVAKVVIEHGSPWWAKYGLAKDDFLGIRAAEGWHARYAPWASAAGGTGGHVVRAGEVY
- a CDS encoding glycerophosphodiester phosphodiesterase: MTWILAAAVLGFGAPKSVEWVAHRGESADAPENTMAAFQLAWERKVPAIELDVHLARDGSLVVIHDADAKRTTGVSRLIKESTRDELTSLDAGTWKAPRFSAERLPLLGEALTTIPDGSRCFIEVKVGPEAIPALVDAVRASGKKPEQLVIIAFNPETVAEAKRKLPELKAYFLASPKRNDAGEWTPGVASLIAKARELGADGLDLGAAAVDAEWVKQIKGAGLGLYVWTVDSPDEARRLIDAGVDGITSNKPSWLRDQF
- a CDS encoding sigma-70 family RNA polymerase sigma factor, with the translated sequence MTEMIAGAIAPDEHLVALARGGDAPAREELFRRHRAIAYRVAHRCLGNDEDALDAVQDAFIKALGHLDDFDGRSGFRTWLLKIVTNTSLDAGRRRKRRATTPLAQAERDGNEPGIEVDPTVGLRRRDLRDAIDAGLNRLGADTRATFVLFAEAGLSYKEIAEAQDVAIGTVMSRIHYARKKLQSFLAGVDGL
- the hpt gene encoding hypoxanthine phosphoribosyltransferase; the encoded protein is MRVLIDRDRIRERVEALGRQIEADYQGQPLTIVAVLTGSLVLLADLIRAIQIPLRVAVLQAGSYRGASTTPGELTISDAFEPDIRGRDVLLLDDILDTGQTLSALVSRLADRGPLRVRTAVLLRKVGRQVIEIEPDYCGFTIPDEFVVGYGLDYNDDYRHLPDIAVLDAPA
- a CDS encoding glycosyltransferase family 4 protein, with translation MPPPDPNGPLRLALISRRYPPQIGGGEKVMSYLAVALAAEGAEVTVLCCQAFDVDPPSHADEGPRVVRLPSSPVRGWGTVRYMTALNGWLRKNPVDLAYVSMLKHDAFAALGAGRARGFPVVLRPEGAGATGDIAWQGWGRGGRIIARRCKRADAVVAISPAVRAELLAAGYEPARVVDLPNGVPVPDLAWSPRPDWSRAPTAVFVGRLAPEKELGALVDAWPIVRRSHPAARLILIGEGPERLALESRIAGLGLTGAIELPGICLDPRPALRSADLFVLPSREEGMSIALLEALALGLPAVASDIPGNRRLIDDFETGRLASPDDPPALAAAILDQWLGFDRAVRMGRKARERVIAEFSVSASARLHLSLFRRLVAARDRTSL
- a CDS encoding glycosyltransferase translates to MLNVLQLIPTLDRSGAEKQMVMLSAGLPRDRFRVEAAALTRLGPLEADLEAAGVPVTLIGKHLKVDPFALGRLTRFIRVRKFDVVQTWIFAASTYGRVAAHRAGVPVVVTAEMAVDLWKGRGHLWIDRKLANWTDALVGNSDAVVDFYRKAGVPEDRLVMIPSGIGDEEPPAVDPEAIRAELGLPPGCPLALFVGRLAPQKAVSDLLEALDVLQHIRPGLRTLIVGDGPLRDDLMGRASAYCLTDAVRFLGHRDDVPRLLAAADLLVLPSLYEGLPNVVLEAMRYSKPVVATAAPGTTEVVADGLTGLLVPMRNPRELARAIRSVIDDPALASRLGQAGRARVEAEFRAQTMIDRFAALYESIAARKGLPVRS
- a CDS encoding type II toxin-antitoxin system prevent-host-death family antitoxin; this translates as MTWNLAEAKNRLSEVVNLALSEGPQTITRRNDTVVVISADKYAELTGKKLDFKEYLLQGVGLDELDLTRDQSPMRDVEL
- a CDS encoding type II toxin-antitoxin system VapC family toxin; the protein is MKALLDTNILAELVKPNGSEAVHAALAEIPTASVFLSVLTVGEIVKGIALLPPGPKKKHLAKWLAGIESDYGERVLPIDVETARIWGELTARAQKKGVIIPPADGLLAATALRHGLHLMTRNTKHFEASGALIIDPWQDQD
- a CDS encoding sigma-70 family RNA polymerase sigma factor, yielding MEARFLKALPVKELQSLFAHGAMGSRSDAELLGIFVSKPDEVVFEAIIRRHGPMVWGVCRRVLRDHHDAEDAFQATFLVLARKAASITPREKLGNWLYGVAYQTARKARATTSNRKAMEKQVPDMPEPVADREGRRDDLLPLLDQELSRLPKKYRLPIVLCDLEGKTHKQAAEQLGWPIGTVSGRLSRGRTMLGERLTRRGFTLAGGSLAMALLQGSASAGIGMPTRLFGSTARAASLFAAGAEPAGMVSAGVAALTREVLKMMLLSKLKVATLLFLVLTGTGLIWNGSRAAGAGPSPAPTRPDTPTDVGPNRAVEAAKSPVTELEGTWVLVSIEREGKTEGFEQGGPMSMTLTFRGDHYEVREQKVTPGNREVHTETGRFIVDEFDGLKAVTMVPPDGKRAGVVLALYRMGDGMLKLCGPPSGSGDRPQSFDSDEKRYIETFKRGEGGETSPLGPQGSSETSVRSGK